TATTCCCCGGGATGCCACCTCGCGAGCGGCGCCGGCAGTGTCGAAGAACGGCGTCGCGCATGCGTTCGACAGCCGTCGCAGGAATGCGCCGCACTGTTCCAGCGCGACCGGGTGCGAGATCACCTGCCGGATTTCCGCCAGCGTCGCGCCGGGAATGGCGAGCAGGAACATCCGGATCGGATGACTGACGCGTGCGACCTCGCCGAAGCCGTACCGGGCGAGGACGTCGAGCGAAGCGTGTACGGGTCCGGCGATCGCATTCTCGAGCGGGAAGATGCCGTGCGTCGCGGCGCCATTGGCGAGCAGCGCACCCGCATCGGCGAACGTTGCGCACGGCACG
The window above is part of the Longimicrobiales bacterium genome. Proteins encoded here:
- a CDS encoding prephenate dehydratase domain-containing protein, translated to VIMPAPSTWQAARGGAVSPDARVPQVRVAFQGAPGAFSEEAALAHFGAGVECVPCATFADAGALLANGAATHGIFPLENAIAGPVHASLDVLARYGFGEVARVSHPIRMFLLAIPGATLAEIRQVISHPVALEQCGAFLRRLSNACATPFFDTAGAAREVASRGIPTLAAISPPATAARYCLRVLASDVHDRPDNVTHFAVVRA